One window of Siniperca chuatsi isolate FFG_IHB_CAS linkage group LG19, ASM2008510v1, whole genome shotgun sequence genomic DNA carries:
- the LOC122866499 gene encoding uncharacterized protein LOC122866499 isoform X1 gives MAEIARTVIRRVCQPALTEASARCFTARGRRMRRQQGRSSSHLSCRFFTLKRNLRLSVCQIFAHAEAVKLTERERHFLILFLVFIAPVYILILTPSPSFSSSSSIASQRSFLIPLRSPSTFSFRPLPSLLPLRCSSSLIRRTLFFSGEEQRLEATKRSVTADIFCTASCADALLSRTRPTSAARSSPPDSQPTASLSPAPRVSADCCRIRFETRKRFSESECLSAAFPSIHQQPKWTTITVGSREPLVNLCSETDVNGQKHEQLFAESGTSNMAATG, from the exons ATGGCAGAAATTGCGAGGACGGTAATACGTCGCGTATGTCAGCCAGCCCTAACAGAGGCCAGTGCTCGCTGCTTCACTGCGAGAGGAAGGCGAATGAGGCGGCAGCAGGGTCGGAGTTCATCTCATCTCAGCTGCAGGTTCTTCACTTTGAAACGAAATCTCAGACTTAGTGTTTGTCAGATCTTTGCTCATGCAGAGGCAGTGAagctcacagagagagagagacactttCTGATCCTCTTCCTCGTCTTCATCGCCCCCGTCTACATCCTCATCCTCACTCCTTccccttccttctcctcctcttcttcaatCGCAAGCCAAAGGTCATTTCTAATCCCCCTCCGTTCCCCATCTACCTTCTCTTTCCgtcctcttccttctcttcttcctctccgcTGCAGCTCATCACTGATTCGAAgaactcttttcttttcaggtGAGGAGCAGAGATTGGAAGCAACAAAGCGCTCAGTAACAGCTGATATTTTCTGCACAG CTTCGTGTGCGGACGCCCTGCTAAGTCGCACTCGCCCCACATCAGCGGCCCGTTCTTCACCGCCGGACTCCCAGCCGACAGCGAGCCTCTCTCCGGCCCCTCGGGTCAGTGCAGACTGCTGTAGGATCAGATTCGAGACACGAAAAAG GTTCTCGGAGTCTGAGTGTTTGTCAGCTGCCTTTCCTTCGATTCACCAACAACCAAAGTGGACTACAATCACTGTCGGGTCACGGGAGCCATTGGTGAACCTCTGCTCCG AAACAGACGTTAACGGACAGAAACACGAACAGCTGTTCGCAGAGTCGGGGACCTCCAACATGGCCGCCACAG
- the LOC122866499 gene encoding uncharacterized protein LOC122866499 isoform X2: MAEIARTVIRRVCQPALTEASARCFTARGRRMRRQQGRSSSHLSCRFFTLKRNLRLSVCQIFAHAEAVKLTERERHFLILFLVFIAPVYILILTPSPSFSSSSSIASQRSFLIPLRSPSTFSFRPLPSLLPLRCSSSLIRRTLFFSGEEQRLEATKRSVTADIFCTASCADALLSRTRPTSAARSSPPDSQPTASLSPAPRVSADCCRIRFETRKRFSESECLSAAFPSIHQQPKWTTITVGSREPLVNLCSG; encoded by the exons ATGGCAGAAATTGCGAGGACGGTAATACGTCGCGTATGTCAGCCAGCCCTAACAGAGGCCAGTGCTCGCTGCTTCACTGCGAGAGGAAGGCGAATGAGGCGGCAGCAGGGTCGGAGTTCATCTCATCTCAGCTGCAGGTTCTTCACTTTGAAACGAAATCTCAGACTTAGTGTTTGTCAGATCTTTGCTCATGCAGAGGCAGTGAagctcacagagagagagagacactttCTGATCCTCTTCCTCGTCTTCATCGCCCCCGTCTACATCCTCATCCTCACTCCTTccccttccttctcctcctcttcttcaatCGCAAGCCAAAGGTCATTTCTAATCCCCCTCCGTTCCCCATCTACCTTCTCTTTCCgtcctcttccttctcttcttcctctccgcTGCAGCTCATCACTGATTCGAAgaactcttttcttttcaggtGAGGAGCAGAGATTGGAAGCAACAAAGCGCTCAGTAACAGCTGATATTTTCTGCACAG CTTCGTGTGCGGACGCCCTGCTAAGTCGCACTCGCCCCACATCAGCGGCCCGTTCTTCACCGCCGGACTCCCAGCCGACAGCGAGCCTCTCTCCGGCCCCTCGGGTCAGTGCAGACTGCTGTAGGATCAGATTCGAGACACGAAAAAG GTTCTCGGAGTCTGAGTGTTTGTCAGCTGCCTTTCCTTCGATTCACCAACAACCAAAGTGGACTACAATCACTGTCGGGTCACGGGAGCCATTGGTGAACCTCTGCTCCG